A region of Mugil cephalus isolate CIBA_MC_2020 chromosome 3, CIBA_Mcephalus_1.1, whole genome shotgun sequence DNA encodes the following proteins:
- the LOC125005077 gene encoding cartilage intermediate layer protein 1 isoform X1, producing the protein MWQRSVRMSPKPLLLFLGITAVTVVTAQGSRRRGGKGSNPAVYHSEDNYEWTTWFNVDHPGGRGDYEQLEAIRFYYRARVCASPRAIEARTTEWVPARETGEKVHADPTVGFWCLNEEQGPGRNCSNYAVRFLCPRDPDNTVNIQESWGPWSGWSTCPALCGQVGVQIRHRKCHAAPCSGSKVEGKACDGPECPKIVCSLECVVGKVNADCDACTCEEHLLLGSVRSAGGLIAEGAAILRSGKLLTITDHNGHFRLPGVCADGNTTLTFSLQGHATQDVVVPTSSQRTSVLTVQLKRTEKLHMLSHPESKTRREGQTAAFCCKVAGIPQPNKYQWFHNNSLLENWSDNTLVLKGLRREQAGEYYCRASGPSGTIKSKPATLRVLGKDENSCNPQPESHLIRLPHDCYQNSTDSFYYDVGKCPSRTCVGQLDNGIRCKDKVAYCCGVAKMEERQLTCRGYQLPTMVVTECGCQKCVDTKAIVHGRAIAADNGEPMRFGHIFMNGVRISRTGYKGTFSIQVPPDTERLVLTFVDNMQKLVNTTKVLPFNTKGGAVYHEIKLLRKKAPITISSAETNTLELGEVEGQEAMVQIQIPPYSFFKENGEVFTGNVNASVTFLDPRDVSTAAAAQSDLNFVGDDGDTLPLRTYGMFSVDFRGEENNEPLNAGEVQVFLDSAQVRMSEHLSTMKLWSLNPETGLWEEEGSLHVEKKKRGKREERTFLIGNMEIRERRLFNLDVPENRRCYVKVRAFRSERFMPSEQVEGVVVSLINMEPTAGYSSNPRAWGRFDSVVTGPNGACLPAFCDERKADAYSAYVMANLGGEELEAVPSAPKFNPNIIGVPKPYLDKLNYRRTDHEDPRLKKTAFSMNVAKPSPNAAEESNGPVYSFENLKECEEAPFSAAHFRFSRVEGDRYDYNTVPFNEDDPMSWTEDYLSWWPKPLEYRACYIKVKINSPHEINVRSRNMGGTHPRTVGQLYGLRDTRSIRDMDQPTLSAVCLEFKCSGMLYDQERVDRTLVKVIPQGSCKRDSVNSMLQEYLVNHLPLAVNNDTNEFTMLAPLDPLGHNYGIYTVTDQDPRTAKEIALGRCFDGTSDGTSRVMKSNEGVALAFTCGDREVTRQSVFQTLQSSPGQTATSAGRGEGRQNRRRQRANQPRSSRKRSARNPAAGRVQVKN; encoded by the exons ATGTGGCAACGGAGTGTGAGAATGTCACCGAAGCCTCTTCTGCTCTTCCTGGGAATCACTGCGGTTACTGTTGTTACAGCTCAGG GATCGCGGAGAAGAGGCGGCAAAGGATCGAACCCTGCTGTCTACCACTCTGAGG ACAACTACGAGTGGACCACGTGGTTCAACGTTGATCACCCCGGAGGCCGTGGAGACTATGAGCAGCTCGAGGCCATTCGCTTCTACTACCGCGCCCGGGTTTGTGCGTCTCCACGGGCAATCGAGGCCAGAACCACTGAGTGGGTTCCAGCCCGTGAAACTGGGGAGAAGGTCCACGCCGACCCGACCGTGGGCTTCTGGTGCCTGAACGAGGAGCAAGGCCCCGGACGCAACTGCTCCAACTACGCAGTCCGGTTCCTCTGCCCCAGAG ACCCAGACAATACTGTGAACATTCAGGAAAGCTGGGGTCCGTGGTCAGGCTGGAGCACATGTCCCGCCCTTTGTGGTCAGGTGGGAGTTCAAATTCGCCATCGAAAATGTCACGCTGCACCTTGCAGCGGGTCTAAAGTAGAAGGGAAAGCATGCGATGGACCCGAGTGCCCAAAGATTG TTTGTTCGCTGGAGTGTGTGGTGGGTAAAGTTAACGCTGACTGTGACGCATGCACGTGTGAAGAACACCTCCTCTTGGGATCCGTACGCAGCGCCGGGGGTCTCATTGCCGAAGGGGCTGCTATCCTCCGCTCCGGGAAACTCCTCACAATCACAGACCACAACGGGCATTTCCGCCTCCCCGGCGTCTGCGCCGACGGCAACACAACGTTGACGTTCAGCCTGCAGGGTCACGCCACCCAGGATGTTGTGGTGCCGACCAGCTCTCAGCGCACCTCGGTCCTCACAGTTCAGCTGAAAAGAACCG agaagCTTCACATGTTGAGCCACCCTGAGAGCAAGACCAGGAGGGAAGGACAAACTGCTGCCTTCTGCTGCAAAGTGGCTGGAATACCACAGCCAAACAAGTACCAGTG GTTTCATAACAACAGCCTCTTGGAGAATTGGTCAGACAACACATTGGTCCTCAAAGGTCTGCGTCGCGAGCAGGCTGGAGAGTACTACTGCAGAGCAAGTGGTCCGTCTGGGACCATTAAGAGCAAACCAGCAACTCTAAGAGTCTTAG GCAAAGATGAGAATTCTTGCAATCCCCAGCCTGAATCCCACCTCATCCGTCTTCCACACGACTGCTACCAAAACAGTACAGACTCCTTCTACTATGATGTTGGCAAGTGTCCCTCAAGGACATGTGTTGGACAGCTGGATAACGGGATCAGGTGCAAAGACAAGGTGGCTTACTGCTGTGGCGTGgcaaagatggaggagaggcaGCTGACGTGCCGGGGCTACCAACTACCCACCATGGTGGTGACCGAATGTGGCTGCCAGAAATGCGTGGACACCAAAGCCATTGTGCACGGTAGGGCCATTGCTGCAGACAATGGGGAGCCAATGAGATTTGGCCATATCTTCATGAACGGAGTCCGGATCAGCCGCACGGGCTACAAAGGTACCTTCTCCATCCAGGTCCCTCCCGACACAGAGAGGCTTGTGCTAACTTTTGTGGACAACATGCAGAAGCTTGTCAACACCACAAAGGTGCTTCCGTTTAACACCAAAGGTGGGGCTGTTTATCATGAGATCAAACTTCTGAGAAAGAAGGCTCCTATAACGATCAGCTCTGCAGAAACCAACACCCTGGAGCTCGGGGAGGTGGAGGGTCAGGAGGCAATGGTTCAAATTCAGATTCCACCCTATTCCTTCTTTAAGGAGAATGGAGAAGTCTTCACGGGTAACGTCAACGCCAGCGTAACATTTCTTGACCCCAGAGACGTCTCCAcggctgctgcagctcagagtgATCTCAACTTTGTTGGAGACGATGGGGACACCTTGCCGCTGAGAACCTACGGTATGTTTTCAGTTGACTTCAGGGGCGAGGAAAACAACGAACCCCTGAATGCAGGTGAGGTGCAGGTGTTCCTGGATTCTGCTCAGGTTAGGATGTCCGAGCACCTCAGCACCATGAAGCTGTGGTCGCTGAACCCTGAAACCGGcctgtgggaggaggagggaagtcTGCAcgtggagaagaaaaagagaggcaAAAGGGAGGAGAGGACCTTTCTGATTGGTAACATGGAGATCAGAGAGAGGCGCCTGTTCAACCTGGACGTCCCGGAGAACCGCAGGTGTTACGTGAAAGTGAGGGCTTTTCGCAGCGAGCGCTTCATGCCCAGCGAGCAGGTGGAGGGAGTTGTGGTGAGTCTCATAAACATGGAGCCCACCGCCGGCTACTCGTCCAACCCTCGGGCCTGGGGCCGGTTTGACAGCGTCGTCACCGGCCCCAATGGCGCCTGCCTTCCTGCCTTCTGCGACGAACGAAAAGCCGACGCCTACTCGGCCTACGTCATGGCCAACCTCGGAGGGGAGGAACTGGAGGCCGTCCCTTCGGCTCCTAAATTCAACCCCAACATCATCGGGGTGCCAAAGCCTTACCTGGACAAGCTGAACTACAGGCGGACCGACCACGAGGACCCCAGACTGAAGAAGACGGCGTTCAGCATGAACGTGGCAAAACCGAGTCCCAACGCGGCCGAGGAAAGCAACGGGCCGGTGTACTCATTCGAAAACCTGAAGGAGTGCGAGGAGGCCCCGTTTAGCGCGGCGCATTTCCGCTTCTCGAGGGTGGAAGGAGACCGCTACGACTACAACACCGTCCCGTTTAACGAAGACGACCCGATGAGCTGGACCGAGGATTACCTGAGCTGGTGGCCCAAGCCGTTGGAATATCGGGCGTGTTACATTAAAGTCAAGATCAACAGCCCGCACGAGATCAACGTGCGGTCCCGCAACATGGGCGGCACCCACCCGAGGACGGTGGGGCAGCTGTACGGACTCCGAGACACTCGCAGCATCCGGGACATGGACCAGCCGACCCTCTCCGCCGTGTGCCTCGAGTTCAAGTGCAGCGGGATGCTGTACGATCAGGAACGCGTCGACCGGACCCTGGTGAAGGTGATCCCACAGGGAAGCTGCAAGAGAGACAGCGTCAACTCGATGCTTCAGGAGTATCTGGTCAACCATCTGCCTCTGGCCGTCAACAATGACACCAACGAGTTCACCATGCTGGCACCGCTCGACCCTCTGGGCCACAACTACGGGATTTACACGGTGACCGACCAGGACCCCCGCACGGCCAAAGAGATCGCGCTCGGGCGCTGCTTCGACGGCACCTCCGACGGCACCTCCAGGGTTATGAAGAGCAACGAGGGGGTGGCGCTGGCGTTTACTTGCGGAGACCGCGAGGTGACGCGGCAGAGTGTCTTCCAAACGCTGCAGAGCTCTCCGGGTCAGACGGCGACGAGCGCCGGGAGAGGGGAAGGCAGGCAGAACCGACGCCGGCAGAGGGCAAACCAGCCGCGAAGCAGTCGAAAGAGAAGCGCCAGAAATCCAGCAGCGGGACGCGTGCAGgtcaaaaactaa
- the LOC125005077 gene encoding cartilage intermediate layer protein 1 isoform X2 produces the protein MWQRSVRMSPKPLLLFLGITAVTVVTAQGSRRRGGKGSNPAVYHSEDNYEWTTWFNVDHPGGRGDYEQLEAIRFYYRARVCASPRAIEARTTEWVPARETGEKVHADPTVGFWCLNEEQGPGRNCSNYAVRFLCPRDNTVNIQESWGPWSGWSTCPALCGQVGVQIRHRKCHAAPCSGSKVEGKACDGPECPKIVCSLECVVGKVNADCDACTCEEHLLLGSVRSAGGLIAEGAAILRSGKLLTITDHNGHFRLPGVCADGNTTLTFSLQGHATQDVVVPTSSQRTSVLTVQLKRTEKLHMLSHPESKTRREGQTAAFCCKVAGIPQPNKYQWFHNNSLLENWSDNTLVLKGLRREQAGEYYCRASGPSGTIKSKPATLRVLGKDENSCNPQPESHLIRLPHDCYQNSTDSFYYDVGKCPSRTCVGQLDNGIRCKDKVAYCCGVAKMEERQLTCRGYQLPTMVVTECGCQKCVDTKAIVHGRAIAADNGEPMRFGHIFMNGVRISRTGYKGTFSIQVPPDTERLVLTFVDNMQKLVNTTKVLPFNTKGGAVYHEIKLLRKKAPITISSAETNTLELGEVEGQEAMVQIQIPPYSFFKENGEVFTGNVNASVTFLDPRDVSTAAAAQSDLNFVGDDGDTLPLRTYGMFSVDFRGEENNEPLNAGEVQVFLDSAQVRMSEHLSTMKLWSLNPETGLWEEEGSLHVEKKKRGKREERTFLIGNMEIRERRLFNLDVPENRRCYVKVRAFRSERFMPSEQVEGVVVSLINMEPTAGYSSNPRAWGRFDSVVTGPNGACLPAFCDERKADAYSAYVMANLGGEELEAVPSAPKFNPNIIGVPKPYLDKLNYRRTDHEDPRLKKTAFSMNVAKPSPNAAEESNGPVYSFENLKECEEAPFSAAHFRFSRVEGDRYDYNTVPFNEDDPMSWTEDYLSWWPKPLEYRACYIKVKINSPHEINVRSRNMGGTHPRTVGQLYGLRDTRSIRDMDQPTLSAVCLEFKCSGMLYDQERVDRTLVKVIPQGSCKRDSVNSMLQEYLVNHLPLAVNNDTNEFTMLAPLDPLGHNYGIYTVTDQDPRTAKEIALGRCFDGTSDGTSRVMKSNEGVALAFTCGDREVTRQSVFQTLQSSPGQTATSAGRGEGRQNRRRQRANQPRSSRKRSARNPAAGRVQVKN, from the exons ATGTGGCAACGGAGTGTGAGAATGTCACCGAAGCCTCTTCTGCTCTTCCTGGGAATCACTGCGGTTACTGTTGTTACAGCTCAGG GATCGCGGAGAAGAGGCGGCAAAGGATCGAACCCTGCTGTCTACCACTCTGAGG ACAACTACGAGTGGACCACGTGGTTCAACGTTGATCACCCCGGAGGCCGTGGAGACTATGAGCAGCTCGAGGCCATTCGCTTCTACTACCGCGCCCGGGTTTGTGCGTCTCCACGGGCAATCGAGGCCAGAACCACTGAGTGGGTTCCAGCCCGTGAAACTGGGGAGAAGGTCCACGCCGACCCGACCGTGGGCTTCTGGTGCCTGAACGAGGAGCAAGGCCCCGGACGCAACTGCTCCAACTACGCAGTCCGGTTCCTCTGCCCCAGAG ACAATACTGTGAACATTCAGGAAAGCTGGGGTCCGTGGTCAGGCTGGAGCACATGTCCCGCCCTTTGTGGTCAGGTGGGAGTTCAAATTCGCCATCGAAAATGTCACGCTGCACCTTGCAGCGGGTCTAAAGTAGAAGGGAAAGCATGCGATGGACCCGAGTGCCCAAAGATTG TTTGTTCGCTGGAGTGTGTGGTGGGTAAAGTTAACGCTGACTGTGACGCATGCACGTGTGAAGAACACCTCCTCTTGGGATCCGTACGCAGCGCCGGGGGTCTCATTGCCGAAGGGGCTGCTATCCTCCGCTCCGGGAAACTCCTCACAATCACAGACCACAACGGGCATTTCCGCCTCCCCGGCGTCTGCGCCGACGGCAACACAACGTTGACGTTCAGCCTGCAGGGTCACGCCACCCAGGATGTTGTGGTGCCGACCAGCTCTCAGCGCACCTCGGTCCTCACAGTTCAGCTGAAAAGAACCG agaagCTTCACATGTTGAGCCACCCTGAGAGCAAGACCAGGAGGGAAGGACAAACTGCTGCCTTCTGCTGCAAAGTGGCTGGAATACCACAGCCAAACAAGTACCAGTG GTTTCATAACAACAGCCTCTTGGAGAATTGGTCAGACAACACATTGGTCCTCAAAGGTCTGCGTCGCGAGCAGGCTGGAGAGTACTACTGCAGAGCAAGTGGTCCGTCTGGGACCATTAAGAGCAAACCAGCAACTCTAAGAGTCTTAG GCAAAGATGAGAATTCTTGCAATCCCCAGCCTGAATCCCACCTCATCCGTCTTCCACACGACTGCTACCAAAACAGTACAGACTCCTTCTACTATGATGTTGGCAAGTGTCCCTCAAGGACATGTGTTGGACAGCTGGATAACGGGATCAGGTGCAAAGACAAGGTGGCTTACTGCTGTGGCGTGgcaaagatggaggagaggcaGCTGACGTGCCGGGGCTACCAACTACCCACCATGGTGGTGACCGAATGTGGCTGCCAGAAATGCGTGGACACCAAAGCCATTGTGCACGGTAGGGCCATTGCTGCAGACAATGGGGAGCCAATGAGATTTGGCCATATCTTCATGAACGGAGTCCGGATCAGCCGCACGGGCTACAAAGGTACCTTCTCCATCCAGGTCCCTCCCGACACAGAGAGGCTTGTGCTAACTTTTGTGGACAACATGCAGAAGCTTGTCAACACCACAAAGGTGCTTCCGTTTAACACCAAAGGTGGGGCTGTTTATCATGAGATCAAACTTCTGAGAAAGAAGGCTCCTATAACGATCAGCTCTGCAGAAACCAACACCCTGGAGCTCGGGGAGGTGGAGGGTCAGGAGGCAATGGTTCAAATTCAGATTCCACCCTATTCCTTCTTTAAGGAGAATGGAGAAGTCTTCACGGGTAACGTCAACGCCAGCGTAACATTTCTTGACCCCAGAGACGTCTCCAcggctgctgcagctcagagtgATCTCAACTTTGTTGGAGACGATGGGGACACCTTGCCGCTGAGAACCTACGGTATGTTTTCAGTTGACTTCAGGGGCGAGGAAAACAACGAACCCCTGAATGCAGGTGAGGTGCAGGTGTTCCTGGATTCTGCTCAGGTTAGGATGTCCGAGCACCTCAGCACCATGAAGCTGTGGTCGCTGAACCCTGAAACCGGcctgtgggaggaggagggaagtcTGCAcgtggagaagaaaaagagaggcaAAAGGGAGGAGAGGACCTTTCTGATTGGTAACATGGAGATCAGAGAGAGGCGCCTGTTCAACCTGGACGTCCCGGAGAACCGCAGGTGTTACGTGAAAGTGAGGGCTTTTCGCAGCGAGCGCTTCATGCCCAGCGAGCAGGTGGAGGGAGTTGTGGTGAGTCTCATAAACATGGAGCCCACCGCCGGCTACTCGTCCAACCCTCGGGCCTGGGGCCGGTTTGACAGCGTCGTCACCGGCCCCAATGGCGCCTGCCTTCCTGCCTTCTGCGACGAACGAAAAGCCGACGCCTACTCGGCCTACGTCATGGCCAACCTCGGAGGGGAGGAACTGGAGGCCGTCCCTTCGGCTCCTAAATTCAACCCCAACATCATCGGGGTGCCAAAGCCTTACCTGGACAAGCTGAACTACAGGCGGACCGACCACGAGGACCCCAGACTGAAGAAGACGGCGTTCAGCATGAACGTGGCAAAACCGAGTCCCAACGCGGCCGAGGAAAGCAACGGGCCGGTGTACTCATTCGAAAACCTGAAGGAGTGCGAGGAGGCCCCGTTTAGCGCGGCGCATTTCCGCTTCTCGAGGGTGGAAGGAGACCGCTACGACTACAACACCGTCCCGTTTAACGAAGACGACCCGATGAGCTGGACCGAGGATTACCTGAGCTGGTGGCCCAAGCCGTTGGAATATCGGGCGTGTTACATTAAAGTCAAGATCAACAGCCCGCACGAGATCAACGTGCGGTCCCGCAACATGGGCGGCACCCACCCGAGGACGGTGGGGCAGCTGTACGGACTCCGAGACACTCGCAGCATCCGGGACATGGACCAGCCGACCCTCTCCGCCGTGTGCCTCGAGTTCAAGTGCAGCGGGATGCTGTACGATCAGGAACGCGTCGACCGGACCCTGGTGAAGGTGATCCCACAGGGAAGCTGCAAGAGAGACAGCGTCAACTCGATGCTTCAGGAGTATCTGGTCAACCATCTGCCTCTGGCCGTCAACAATGACACCAACGAGTTCACCATGCTGGCACCGCTCGACCCTCTGGGCCACAACTACGGGATTTACACGGTGACCGACCAGGACCCCCGCACGGCCAAAGAGATCGCGCTCGGGCGCTGCTTCGACGGCACCTCCGACGGCACCTCCAGGGTTATGAAGAGCAACGAGGGGGTGGCGCTGGCGTTTACTTGCGGAGACCGCGAGGTGACGCGGCAGAGTGTCTTCCAAACGCTGCAGAGCTCTCCGGGTCAGACGGCGACGAGCGCCGGGAGAGGGGAAGGCAGGCAGAACCGACGCCGGCAGAGGGCAAACCAGCCGCGAAGCAGTCGAAAGAGAAGCGCCAGAAATCCAGCAGCGGGACGCGTGCAGgtcaaaaactaa